From Simkaniaceae bacterium:
AAAGCAGATTTTTAAGTTTTGATTGCAATAAATCGAAGAAGTCACTAAAAATGGACTTGTGGCTTATCTAGGTTTCCCTCCCTCATTCTTAACCCCATCTAGATAAGCTATCCCGGTTCTTTCTAACCAAAGAACCGGGTCTTTTTTTTTACTTCCACGCCCCGTCTTTTTCTCGATCACAAAAGAACCTATTGAAATTTGTCTCTTATGCCTTTACACTCTCACTTTTCGGAGGCCTTTATGCATGAAAAGTTTATTTTTGTAACCGGTGGCGTTCTGTCTTCATTAGGCAAAGGGCTCACGGCCGCATCGATTGCAAAGTTATTAGAGGGAAAAGGGCTTAAAATAGCCATTCTCAAGCTCGATCCTTATCTCAATGTCGACCCCGGGACGATGAATCCTTACGAACATGGCGAAGTCTATGTCACGGACGACGGAGCTGAAACGGACCTCGATTTAGGCCATTATTATCGCTATACCAACTCCCCTATTAGCAAAGCCTCCAATGCTACTTCGGGGCAGATTTATGAAAGCGTCATTAAGCGAGAGCGCAAAGGTGATTATCTAGGTAAAACGGTGCAAGTGATTCCGCATGTCACTGATGAGATCAAAGCGCGCATTAAAAATGTGTGTGATCATGAAAAAAAAATCGATATCGTGCTCATTGAAATCGGCGGAACGGTCGGCGATATTGAATCTCAACCCTTCCTTGAGGCAATTCGGCAATTTAGACTTGAAAACCCCCGTAAGTGCATCAACATCCACCTCACTTATGTCCCCTATCTCCCATCCTCCGGAGAAGTGAAGTCAAAACCCTCTCAACACTCGATTCAAACCCTCAGAAGTATCGGGATTATCCCCGACATTGTCATTTGCCGTTGTGAAGAGTCGTTAGGAGAGGATATTAAAGACAAGATTGCTCTTTTTTCCAGCATCAATCGCGACTGTGTTTTTGATCTTCCCGATGTTGAAAACGTCTATGAAGTCCCCCTCGTATTAAAAAAACAGCGCATAGAACAAACCATCTCCCATCTTTTAGATCTAAATAAACGGGCCTGTCATATTAAAAGCTGGGAAGAGATGCTCGCTAAGCAAAAAAAGGCTCACAAACCGGTGCGCATAGGTGTGATCGGAAAATATCTCGATCATCAAGATGCTTATAAATCGGTCATGGAAGCATTAAAACATGGAGCTATATCCAATCAAGCGCAGCTTGAAATTATTCCCATGGAAGCCGATAAAATCAAAAGTGATAAAGACATCAAAAAATGTGATGGGTATCTCATTCCCGGTGGTTTTGGTAACCGGGGGATTGAAGGGAAAATCATAGCGGCCCATTTTGCACGCCGACATAAGATCCCCTATTTTGGAATTTGTCTTGGCATGCAAATTATC
This genomic window contains:
- a CDS encoding CTP synthase; translated protein: MHEKFIFVTGGVLSSLGKGLTAASIAKLLEGKGLKIAILKLDPYLNVDPGTMNPYEHGEVYVTDDGAETDLDLGHYYRYTNSPISKASNATSGQIYESVIKRERKGDYLGKTVQVIPHVTDEIKARIKNVCDHEKKIDIVLIEIGGTVGDIESQPFLEAIRQFRLENPRKCINIHLTYVPYLPSSGEVKSKPSQHSIQTLRSIGIIPDIVICRCEESLGEDIKDKIALFSSINRDCVFDLPDVENVYEVPLVLKKQRIEQTISHLLDLNKRACHIKSWEEMLAKQKKAHKPVRIGVIGKYLDHQDAYKSVMEALKHGAISNQAQLEIIPMEADKIKSDKDIKKCDGYLIPGGFGNRGIEGKIIAAHFARRHKIPYFGICLGMQIIVIEFARHVLKLTEAHSTEFDPSTPDPVISLLAEQKNKEFLGGTMRLGAYECKLNEKSLTYRAYHKKTIRERHRHRYEFNSEYTEAFEENGLLISGIEPKSKLCEIVEIKDHPWMVGVQYHPEFQSKPSAPHPLFKAFIQAALKNRKKK